A single region of the Brassica rapa cultivar Chiifu-401-42 chromosome A03, CAAS_Brap_v3.01, whole genome shotgun sequence genome encodes:
- the LOC103862163 gene encoding pentatricopeptide repeat-containing protein At4g30700, giving the protein MLLRSLSAATAETTVGGVINKNTISDLFKISSSLSHLTQTHAQITTHGFQNDIRLLTKLTQRLSELGAIHYARDLVLSVHQPDVFLFNVLMGGFSNNGSPRSSLSLFSHLRKSTDLVPNSSTYTYAISAASAARDERAGRVVHGQAVVDGFDSELRLGSNIVNMYFKFSRVDDARKVFDRMPERDSVLWNTMLSGYGENEMYEESVQVFRDLINESSTRFDSTTLLSVLPSVAELQELRLGMVIHSLATKTGCYSHDFVRTGFISLYSKCGKTEVLRTLFRDFCRPDVVAYNAMIHGYTSNGETERSLSLFKEMVLSGTRLNSSTVVSLIPVSGHLMLVYAIHCYSLKSGFLSHESVPTALTTVYSKLNEMESARKVFNESPHKSLASWNAMISGYTQNGLTEDAISLFREMQKSEFSPNPITITCILSACAQLGTLSLGKWVHGLVRGTDFESSIYVSTALIGMYAKCGSIAEARRLFDLMPKRNEVTWNTMISGYGLHGHGHDALSIFSEMLNSGVAPTPVTFLCGLYACSHAGLVKEGEEMFNSMVHRYGFEPSVKHYACMVDILGRAGHLQRALQFIEAMPVEADPSVWQTLLGACRIHKDTNLARTVSEKLFELDPDNVGYHVLLSNIHSADRNYPQAATVRQAAKKRKLAKAPGYTLIEIGETPHVFTSGDQSHPQVKAIYEKLEELEGKMREAGYQPETELALHDVEEEERELMVKFHSERLAIAFGLIATEPGTEIRIIKNLRVCLDCHTVTKLISKITERVILVRDANRFHHFRDGVCSCGDYW; this is encoded by the coding sequence ATGTTACTACGTTCCTTATCCGCCGCCACCGCCGAGACAACCGTCGGAGGAGTAATAAACAAGAACACCATCTCCGACCTCTTCAAAATCTCATCTTCCCTCTCTCACCTCACCCAAACCCACGCTCAGATCACTACCCATGGCTTCCAAAACGACATCCGCCTCCTCACCAAGCTCACCCAACGCCTCTCCGAGCTCGGCGCCATCCACTACGCGCGCGACCTCGTCCTCTCCGTTCACCAACCCGACGTCTTCCTCTTCAACGTCCTCATGGGCGGCTTCTCCAACAACGGATCACCTCGCTCTTccctttctctcttctcccatCTAAGGAAATCAACTGATCTCGTCCCCAACAGCTCAACTTACACCTACGCTATCTCCGCCGCCTCGGCGGCTCGCGACGAGAGAGCTGGGCGAGTTGTTCACGGGCAAGCAGTCGTTGATGGGTTTGACTCAGAATTACGACTTGGATCGAATATCGTCAACATGTACTTCAAGTTTTCGCGGGTGGATGATGCGAGGAAGGTGTTCGATAGAATGCCTGAGAGAGACTCTGTTTTGTGGAACACTATGTTATCTGGGTACGGAGAGAACGAGATGTATGAGGAGTCTGTTCAGGTGTTTAGGGATTTGATCAACGAAAGCTCTACTCGTTTTGACTCGACGACTCTGTTGAGTGTTCTTCCCTCTGTTGCGGAGTTGCAAGAGCTGAGACTCGGGATGGTTATCCATAGTCTTGCTACGAAGACAGGATGCTACTCTCACGATTTTGTTCGTACCGGTTTTATCTCGTTGTACTCGAAGTGTGGGAAGACTGAGGTGTTGAGAACTCTGTTTCGAGATTTTTGTAGACCAGATGTAGTAGCTTACAATGCGATGATTCACGGGTACACATCGAATGGCGAGACTGAGCGCTCTTTAAGCTTGTTTAAAGAGATGGTGTTGTCAGGAACAAGGTTGAATTCAAGCACGGTTGTGAGTCTGATCCCTGTCTCTGGACATCTTATGCTTGTATATGCCATTCATTGTTACAGCCTGAAGTCAGGCTTCTTATCTCATGAATCTGTCCCAACCGCGTTAACCACTGTTTACAGTAAACTGAATGAGATGGAATCAGCCCGAAAGGTTTTTAACGAGTCTCCGCACAAAAGCTTGGCATCTTGGAACGCAATGATCTCTGGCTACACTCAAAACGGGTTAACAGAGGACGCGATATCTCTCTTCAGAGAAATGCAGAAGTCTGAGTTTAGTCCCAACCCGATCACAATTACTTGTATTCTATCGGCATGTGCGCAGTTAGGAACTTTGAGTTTGGGGAAATGGGTACATGGTTTAGTCAGAGGTACAGATTTTGAGTCTAGCATATATGTGTCTACTGCTTTGATTGGTATGTATGCAAAGTGCGGAAGCATTGCAGAAGCACGCAGGTTGTTTGACTTGATGCCGAAGAGGAACGAAGTTACATGGAACACGATGATTTCCGGTTATGGCCTCCACGGACATGGGCATGATGCTCTGAGTATCTTCTCTGAGATGCTGAACTCCGGCGTTGCGCCAACTCCAGTCACTTTCCTCTGTGGTCTTTACGCTTGTAGTCATGCTGGCCTCGTCAAAGAAGGTGAGGAGATGTTCAATTCCATGGTCCACCGTTATGGTTTTGAACCGTCGGTCAAGCATTACGCCTGCATGGTCGATATTCTGGGCCGAGCAGGACATTTGCAGAGAGCATTGCAGTTTATAGAGGCGATGCCCGTAGAAGCGGATCCTTCCGTGTGGCAAACACTGCTAGGAGCTTGCAGGATTCACAAAGACACAAACCTTGCCCGTACAGTCTCTGAGAAGCTGTTTGAGCTAGATCCAGACAATGTAGGGTACCATGTTTTGCTGTCGAATATTCACTCAGCTGATAGAAACTACCCACAGGCTGCTACGGTCAGACAAGCGGCAAAGAAGAGGAAACTAGCCAAGGCTCCTGGTTACACCTTGATAGAAATTGGTGAGACGCCTCATGTATTCACCTCGGGTGATCAGTCACATCCGCAGGTGAAAGCTATATATGAGAAGCTAGAGGAGCTGGAAGGGAAGATGAGGGAAGCTGGGTATCAACCCGAGACTGAGTTGGCCTTGCACGACGTGGAGGAGGAAGAAAGAGAGCTGATGGTGAAATTTCACAGCGAGAGGCTAGCAATTGCCTTTGGACTCATTGCTACTGAACCAGGAACCGAGATCAGGATCATAAAGAATCTTCGGGTCTGTTTAGACTGTCACACTGTAACTAAACTCATCTCAAAGATCACAGAGAGAGTGATACTTGTAAGAGACGCCAACCGTTTTCATCATTTTAGAGATGGTGTTTGTTCTTGTGGAGATTATTGGTAG
- the LOC103861998 gene encoding AUGMIN subunit 8 — MDVSTDTTRPRRRLVPSDKNNAPPATRRPQTKEVSSRYRSPTPTRTARCPSPSVTRPTVSSTLAAKRAVSADRKRPSTPPSPTTLSTPIRDVSIDLPASSRRLSTGGRLPESLWPSTMRSLTASFQSDSVSVPVSKKERPVRSSSVDRTLRPSSNIAQKQKAETTSVSRKPTPERKTSPLKAKKNASDLSENLSENSKPVDGAHSRLIEQHRWPSRIGGKLGLNRSLDLGDKTSRGPSTPGSRMGPSLSRMSLPLSNSSKPLHKASSTASSLGGLLSPTKSEDNNITRTTGPQRLLSASSMDRATLATAVARLHPLSAPGSRPASPSRTSFSSSSRGMSTSRGVSPARGVSPARGLSPSRVTGSSSFARPSTPPSRGVSPSRIRQTSNSTQSSTTSSVLSFITDVKKGKKASYIEDIHQLRLLHNRYLQWRFAIAQAEAVMYIQRLTSEETLFNVWHAISELQDDVTSQRIGLQQLKLEIKLNSLLNDQMVSLEEWAALERDHVSSLVGAIADLEANTLRLPVTGGTKADVESLKAAMSSALDVMQSMGSSIWSLLSKVEEMNKMVSELAVVVNKESSMQGKCEDLLASTAIMQIKECSLRTHLIQTSREGEEDAEEETPPLLPLSKFPWP; from the exons ATGGATGTATCAACAGATACCACAAGACCACGAAGACGTCTTGTTCCATCCGATAAGAACAATGCACCCCCTGCCACTCGCCGTCCTCAAACAAAGGAAGTCAGTTCAAGATACAGATCACCCACACCAACCAGAACCGCCCGATGCCCTTCTCCAAGCGTCACAAGGCCAACAGTTTCTTCAACCTTAGCTGCTAAAAGAGCCGTTTCTGCTGACAGGAAGCGTCCTTCAACACCTCCCTCTCCCACCACTCTCTCCACGCCCATACGCGACGTCTCTATAGACTTGCCAGCTTCATCTAGGCGTCTATCTACAGGAGGTCGTTTGCCTGAAAGCTTATGGCCTTCGACCATGAGAAGCCTCACCGCTTCGTTTCAGTCGGACTCTGTCTCAGTCCCTGTTAGTAAGAAGGAGAGACCGGTGAGAAGCTCTTCTGTTGATCGAACGCTGAGACCTTCTTCAAACATAGCTCAAAAGCAGAAAGCTGAAACGACCTCTGTCTCAAGGAAGCCTACTCCAGAGAGGAAAACAAGTCCATTGAAAGCGAAGAAGAATGCGTCTGATCTTTCAGAGAATCTTTCAGAGAATTCGAAACCTGTAGATGGTGCTCATAGTAGGTTAATAGAACAGCATCGATGGCCTAGTAGAATTGGTGGAAAGCTCGGTTTAAACAGAAGCTTGGATCTTGGCGACAAGACTTCAAGGGGTCCATCAACTCCAGGGTCTCGAATGGGACCGTCTCTTAGTAGAATGTCACTACCTTTGTCTAACAGTTCAAAACCGTTGCATAAAGCTTCTAGTACCGCATCTAGTCTAGGTGGATTACTGTCTCCAACGAAGTCGGAAGATAATAACATAACTCGAACTACTGGGCCTCAGAGACTTTTGTCTGCAAGTTCTATGGATAGAGCAACCTTAGCAACAGCTGTAGCTAGGCTGCATCCATTGTCTGCTCCTGGATCTCGCCCTGCTTCACCAAGTAGAACATCTTTTTCGTCTTCATCGCGAGGCATGAGTACTTCAAGAGGAGTGAGTCCTGCTAGAGGGGTGAGTCCTGCAAGAGGTTTGAGTCCTTCACGTGTCACAGGTTCCTCCTCTTTTGCTAGACCATCAACTCCACCTTCAAGAGGGGTAAGTCCTTCCCGGATAAGACAAACAAGCAACTCTACACAATCCAGCACCACAAGTTCTGTTCTCAGCTTCATCACGGATGtcaagaaaggaaaaaaagcaAGCTACATCGAAGACATTCATCAACTGCGTCTTCTCCACAATAGATATCTACAGTGGCGGTTTGCAATTGCGCAAGCTGAAGCTGTAATGTACATTCAAAGATTAACATCCGAG gAAACTCTGTTTAATGTGTGGCATGCGATATCAGAGCTACAGGATGATGTGACCAGCCAGAGGATTGGTCTGCAACAGCTAAAGCTAGAGATCAAACTCAACTCACTACTAAACGACCAA ATGGTGAGTCTTGAAGAATGGGCCGCGCTTGAAAGAGACCATGTTAGCTCTTTAGTTGGGGCCATAGCAGATTTAGAAGCAAATACTCTTCGCCTTCCAGTGACTGGAGGAACAAAG GCGGATGTTGAATCTTTGAAAGCTGCTATGTCCTCGGCTCTTGATGTAATGCAGTCTATGGGATCGTCTATTTGGTCTTTACTCTCAAAG GTGGAGGAGATGAATAAAATGGTATCAGAACTCGCTGTTGTTGTTAATAAAGAGAGTTCTATGCAAGGGAAATGCGAAGATCTTCTGGCCTCAACTGCGATCATGCAG ATAAAAGAGTGTAGCCTCAGGACTCATCTGATACAAACTagcagagaaggagaagaagatgcagAGGAGGAGACTCCTCCCTTGTTGCCATTAAGCAAGTTTCCATGGCCATAA